In one Deltaproteobacteria bacterium genomic region, the following are encoded:
- a CDS encoding secondary thiamine-phosphate synthase enzyme YjbQ, which yields MLITVNISTSKREEFVDITAQVKQAVSESGVSSGICTLFVSHTTAAITINEGADPSVKRDMLVYLNKLVPLRGDYRHMEGNSDAHIKTSLMGCSESVIIEKGKLLLGTWQAIYFCEFDGPRSRQFQIKIIGE from the coding sequence ATGTTAATAACTGTAAATATTAGTACTTCAAAGCGGGAAGAGTTTGTCGATATAACGGCACAGGTAAAACAGGCAGTTTCTGAAAGTGGTGTTTCAAGTGGAATCTGCACACTCTTTGTTTCTCATACAACGGCCGCCATCACCATTAACGAAGGTGCAGACCCCTCGGTTAAGCGTGATATGCTGGTTTACCTGAACAAGCTTGTACCATTAAGGGGCGATTACAGGCATATGGAGGGGAATTCCGATGCCCATATCAAAACCTCGCTTATGGGATGCTCCGAGTCTGTCATCATTGAAAAAGGAAAGCTTTTGCTGGGAACATGGCAGGCAATTTATTTTTGTGAATTTGATGGACCGCGAAGCAGGCAGTTTCAGATAAAGATTATAGGTGAGTAA
- a CDS encoding MATE family efflux transporter, with product MRSEKRKAHLVDGPVHKLLINMTIPMIFGMLSIIAFNLIDTYFVSKLGTKELAAMSFTFPIVMIVASISLGLGIGASATISRAIGEGNRNKVVRLTTDSLILSFLIVVVFVALGLALMEPTFRLLGAPSHIYPLIKEYMVIWYASVLFLVIPMVGNNAIRATGDTKTASVIMLLAMLMNLILDPLLIFGIGPFPRLELAGAAIATVISRIFSFLLSMYVLYKREKMIEFSYPGIQKMVDSWKQVLYISLSTAGANLIIPISTGIIIRIVADYGPEAVAAFGVASRIDMIALIIVMALHAVIGPFVGQNIGARKFDRLRLGIRYSQQFAIGWGLLMGLILALSGRFIGSLFSDNELVISIIADYLWIVPAGYSLQGVLRLSCQALNVLKKPLHSAVLSSVQAFVIYIPLAWAGSELIGLKGIFGAAAISYILSGIAAYSVLKKMISLVESSMHTAPD from the coding sequence ATGAGAAGTGAAAAAAGAAAAGCCCACCTTGTTGACGGTCCTGTTCATAAGCTGCTCATCAATATGACCATTCCCATGATTTTCGGGATGCTCTCCATTATCGCTTTTAATCTTATCGATACTTACTTTGTCAGCAAGCTTGGAACGAAGGAACTTGCGGCAATGAGCTTTACTTTTCCCATTGTCATGATCGTAGCAAGTATTTCCCTGGGGCTCGGTATAGGCGCCTCGGCGACAATCTCCCGTGCCATCGGTGAAGGCAATCGTAATAAAGTGGTCAGACTAACAACAGACAGCCTGATTCTTTCTTTCTTGATTGTAGTTGTATTTGTTGCTTTGGGTCTTGCTCTTATGGAACCGACGTTCAGGTTGCTGGGTGCCCCCTCTCACATATATCCCCTCATAAAAGAATATATGGTTATATGGTATGCCAGTGTTCTTTTCCTGGTCATTCCAATGGTAGGAAATAATGCCATTCGGGCAACGGGAGATACGAAAACGGCAAGTGTCATCATGCTTCTGGCTATGCTAATGAACCTCATCCTCGATCCCTTACTCATATTCGGCATAGGGCCTTTTCCCCGTCTTGAACTGGCTGGTGCAGCTATTGCAACGGTAATTTCGAGAATATTTTCATTTCTTTTGTCAATGTATGTTCTCTACAAACGTGAAAAGATGATTGAATTTTCATATCCGGGCATTCAGAAAATGGTGGATTCCTGGAAGCAGGTACTTTATATCAGTCTCTCTACTGCGGGAGCAAATTTAATAATTCCCATCTCTACAGGTATTATTATAAGAATCGTTGCCGACTATGGTCCTGAAGCTGTGGCGGCTTTTGGCGTGGCATCACGCATCGACATGATTGCTCTTATCATCGTTATGGCGCTCCATGCTGTTATCGGCCCTTTTGTTGGACAAAATATTGGGGCCCGAAAGTTCGACAGACTACGCCTGGGAATACGATACTCTCAGCAATTTGCTATAGGGTGGGGATTATTGATGGGGCTTATCCTTGCACTCTCAGGTCGCTTCATTGGCTCACTTTTCAGTGACAACGAACTTGTTATTTCCATCATTGCTGATTATCTCTGGATTGTCCCTGCCGGTTACAGTTTGCAGGGCGTTTTAAGATTGTCATGCCAGGCACTGAATGTTCTTAAAAAGCCGCTTCATTCTGCAGTGCTTAGTTCTGTGCAGGCCTTTGTTATTTATATACCACTGGCCTGGGCAGGTTCTGAACTTATTGGTCTGAAAGGGATATTCGGTGCTGCGGCAATTTCTTACATCTTGTCTGGAATTGCTGCATATAGTGTACTTAAAAAAATGATTTCTCTTGTTGAATCATCTATGCATACCGCCCCTGATTGA
- a CDS encoding DUF3047 domain-containing protein, producing MKNTFFLTFAFFLFINTASGESVSIGNFDRGDLSGWEEKEFAGKTDYRIVYIEARKVLEAKSNDAASGMFKELEVDLEKTPYLNWTWRVENIFDGLDEKSKAGDDYPARVYVVFSGGLFFWKTKALNYVWSSSQTLNSNWPNAFTSNAMMIAVESGPDNLGKWLTYKRNIREDYRKLFGDDVKNVDAVAIMTDTDNAHGKAKAYYGEIYFSSE from the coding sequence ATGAAAAACACTTTTTTCTTAACATTTGCTTTTTTTCTTTTTATTAATACTGCTTCAGGAGAATCTGTAAGCATTGGTAATTTTGACAGGGGTGACCTGTCCGGCTGGGAAGAGAAGGAATTTGCCGGCAAGACGGATTACAGGATCGTATATATTGAGGCGAGGAAGGTGCTGGAAGCAAAAAGTAATGATGCGGCATCGGGCATGTTCAAAGAGCTTGAAGTGGATCTTGAAAAAACACCTTATCTCAACTGGACCTGGCGTGTGGAAAATATCTTCGACGGACTTGATGAAAAAAGTAAAGCCGGTGATGATTACCCGGCAAGGGTTTATGTTGTTTTTTCAGGAGGTCTCTTTTTCTGGAAAACAAAGGCCCTCAATTATGTCTGGTCCAGTTCACAAACTCTTAACAGTAATTGGCCCAATGCATTTACGTCAAACGCCATGATGATCGCCGTTGAATCGGGCCCTGATAACCTGGGTAAGTGGTTGACTTACAAACGCAATATTCGTGAAGATTACAGAAAACTCTTTGGAGATGATGTAAAAAATGTTGATGCCGTCGCCATTATGACCGATACGGACAATGCTCATGGCAAGGCAAAAGCTTATTATGGGGAGATCTATTTTTCTTCGGAATAG
- a CDS encoding aldolase catalytic domain-containing protein: MYRKELKVLDCTIRDGGLINNYHFTDDFVKAIYQATCKAGVDIMEIGKKLCESDEYTREKYGKWNFCDEDDIKAVVDSYDGETRPLLAVMYDVGRVDVSSMLAADQSVIDMVRTACYVPDIDKGLDLVKRTKDLGYMTAINIMACSAAIKTELIEGLQQINETPEVDYLYLVDSYGAFYSEQVTSYIKLYKEHAPKKELGFHAHNNQQLAFSNTQQAIIDGVNMLDATVNGMGRGAGNCNLELLLNFLKNPKFTSRPLYKVIQEHVVALRKEIEWGFNDIYGISGHLNRHPRNAMRQRANSKIKDNCYDFLLEATSEMA; encoded by the coding sequence ATGTATAGAAAAGAGTTAAAAGTTCTCGACTGCACAATCCGCGATGGCGGTCTTATCAATAATTATCATTTTACTGATGATTTTGTGAAGGCTATTTATCAGGCCACCTGCAAGGCAGGCGTCGATATTATGGAAATAGGAAAGAAGCTCTGTGAGAGTGATGAATATACCCGTGAAAAATATGGTAAATGGAATTTTTGCGACGAAGATGACATCAAGGCTGTTGTTGATTCTTATGACGGTGAAACAAGACCTTTGCTGGCAGTAATGTATGATGTGGGAAGAGTAGACGTCTCCTCCATGCTTGCTGCTGATCAATCAGTTATAGATATGGTGCGTACGGCATGTTATGTTCCGGACATCGATAAGGGCCTTGACCTCGTTAAGCGAACCAAGGATCTCGGTTATATGACAGCTATCAATATTATGGCATGTTCAGCGGCAATCAAGACCGAGCTTATTGAAGGACTTCAGCAGATAAATGAAACACCGGAGGTAGATTACCTTTACCTTGTCGACAGTTACGGCGCTTTCTATTCTGAGCAGGTAACCAGTTATATCAAGTTGTATAAGGAACATGCGCCCAAGAAGGAGCTTGGTTTCCATGCTCATAATAACCAGCAGCTTGCTTTTTCAAATACACAGCAGGCCATCATTGATGGTGTAAACATGCTCGACGCCACTGTAAATGGAATGGGCCGGGGCGCCGGCAATTGCAACCTGGAACTTCTTCTTAATTTCCTTAAAAATCCCAAATTTACTTCAAGGCCTCTTTACAAGGTGATTCAGGAGCATGTAGTTGCACTAAGAAAAGAGATAGAATGGGGCTTTAATGATATTTACGGCATTAGCGGACACCTCAACAGGCATCCAAGAAATGCAATGAGGCAGCGAGCCAATTCAAAGATCAAAGATAACTGCTATGATTTTCTATTAGAAGCTACCTCTGAGATGGCTTAA
- a CDS encoding response regulator transcription factor, with product MIKMLIADDHPIFRRGLKELLYDSFDDVTVDEASNSSQALSCINSSDYQIVLLDIAMPGRSGLDIIKDIKKASPKVPVLMLSAYPEDQYAIRALKSGASAYLTKKSIADELIEAIKKVLHGGKYLTSSLAERLAFAIEENNEIIPHEKLSNREYQIMCMIASGKTVKAIADELRLSENTVSTYRIRTLEKMNLKNNAELTYYAVKHGLIE from the coding sequence ATGATAAAGATGCTTATAGCTGATGATCATCCCATATTCAGAAGAGGTCTTAAAGAGCTGCTCTATGATTCCTTCGACGATGTTACAGTCGATGAAGCTTCTAATTCAAGTCAGGCACTTAGTTGCATAAATAGCAGTGACTACCAGATAGTCCTTCTCGATATTGCCATGCCGGGCAGGAGCGGTCTCGATATTATTAAAGATATAAAAAAGGCCAGTCCCAAAGTACCTGTTCTTATGCTTAGCGCTTATCCTGAAGATCAATATGCCATCAGGGCGTTAAAGTCGGGCGCTTCTGCATATCTGACAAAAAAGAGTATTGCCGATGAACTTATTGAGGCCATAAAAAAGGTCCTCCATGGTGGGAAGTACCTCACTTCATCGCTGGCGGAAAGGCTTGCCTTTGCCATAGAAGAAAACAATGAAATAATTCCTCATGAAAAGCTTTCTAACCGGGAATACCAGATTATGTGTATGATTGCCTCGGGAAAGACGGTAAAAGCAATTGCAGATGAACTCAGACTGAGCGAAAATACGGTTAGCACTTACAGGATAAGGACGCTCGAAAAAATGAATTTGAAGAACAATGCCGAGCTTACCTATTATGCTGTGAAACATGGTTTGATTGAATAG
- a CDS encoding CBS domain-containing protein, with product MLKKSIKDIMSSNVVTIMADKPLGHALTMMVEKRISFLVILSAEKSLAGVITERDIVNLMCGSGLKGKLVENVMTSPVITVNIKEDAFSAVNKFVSRGIRHLVVVNDAGKVKGVITLTNLMQLLGFEYFVDLKEVSEIMTRNAVSIDRKALLKDAIQLMARSGVSCIIATKEGEPVGILTERDFVKIGNRENTLETATVENVMSSPLVTTPENSNVLDTLSIMLKKNIRHMPVVSEKGKISGFVTQFDVTKGIELKYTAYLKEIIDDQKKALKHANEQLEERVKESTKDLVQINRQLQQEIENRKAIEAALRESEERYSLAQKLANVGSWDWNIETGSLEWSEQIEPLFGFKKGEFKRTFEAFLDCLHPDDRQFVTDSVNASVNEGKNYLVEHRIIWPDGSVKWMLESGDVMRDKKKRPIRMLGIVEDITDRKVAEEKLEESRQQLHNLALHLQNVREEERQGVARDIHDELGQILSVINLDLFWVKKRLGDDQGSLIKKIEGVSCLVDNAIDSVQKISSQLRTTVLDDLGLISAVEWLVQSFEERSEIKYNVILEPKEIDLCDKLSLALFRIVQEAMTNIVRHAEASQVDLNLSVGDDKIELIVRDDGTGIEKRHIHDPMSIGLIGMRERISPWKGELIISGEKGKGTEVFVSIPYKGRVN from the coding sequence ATGTTAAAAAAATCAATTAAAGACATTATGTCCTCAAATGTCGTTACCATTATGGCTGATAAGCCTCTCGGTCATGCTCTGACTATGATGGTTGAAAAAAGAATCAGCTTCCTTGTTATTCTATCGGCTGAAAAAAGTCTTGCCGGAGTTATTACCGAAAGAGACATTGTCAATCTCATGTGCGGGAGTGGACTCAAGGGAAAGCTTGTGGAGAATGTCATGACTTCTCCTGTTATTACCGTAAATATCAAAGAAGATGCTTTTTCAGCAGTGAATAAGTTTGTTTCCAGAGGGATTCGACACCTTGTTGTAGTTAATGATGCCGGTAAAGTTAAGGGTGTTATTACACTGACAAATCTTATGCAGCTCCTGGGATTTGAATATTTTGTCGACTTAAAGGAAGTCTCTGAAATCATGACAAGAAATGCCGTATCTATAGACAGGAAGGCATTGTTGAAGGATGCAATACAATTGATGGCAAGGTCAGGGGTAAGCTGCATTATAGCTACAAAAGAGGGCGAACCCGTCGGTATCTTGACTGAGCGTGATTTCGTAAAAATAGGGAACAGGGAAAACACGCTGGAGACTGCAACGGTAGAGAATGTCATGTCTTCTCCCCTTGTGACTACTCCCGAAAATTCTAATGTACTCGATACCTTGAGCATAATGCTTAAGAAAAACATTCGCCATATGCCTGTTGTCTCGGAGAAGGGCAAAATTTCGGGATTTGTTACACAGTTTGATGTGACTAAAGGAATAGAACTTAAATATACGGCTTATCTGAAAGAGATAATTGATGATCAGAAAAAGGCCTTGAAGCATGCAAATGAGCAGCTTGAAGAACGGGTAAAAGAGAGTACAAAAGATCTGGTTCAGATTAACAGGCAACTGCAACAGGAAATAGAGAATCGCAAAGCAATTGAAGCTGCTTTGAGGGAGAGTGAGGAACGATATTCGCTTGCCCAGAAACTGGCTAATGTGGGAAGCTGGGACTGGAATATAGAAACGGGGAGCTTGGAATGGTCCGAACAAATTGAGCCTCTTTTCGGTTTTAAAAAGGGAGAATTTAAAAGAACTTTTGAAGCATTTCTCGACTGCCTTCACCCTGATGACCGGCAATTTGTCACGGACTCCGTCAATGCTTCAGTAAATGAGGGGAAGAATTATCTCGTAGAACACAGGATCATCTGGCCTGATGGCTCCGTAAAATGGATGCTCGAATCGGGTGATGTTATGAGGGATAAAAAAAAGAGACCCATCAGGATGCTTGGTATTGTGGAAGATATTACCGATAGAAAGGTGGCCGAAGAAAAACTGGAGGAATCGAGGCAGCAACTGCATAATCTCGCTTTACACCTCCAGAATGTTCGGGAAGAAGAGAGACAGGGTGTGGCCCGTGATATTCATGATGAATTAGGACAAATCCTGTCTGTGATTAATCTCGATCTTTTCTGGGTTAAAAAAAGATTGGGAGATGATCAGGGGAGCTTAATAAAAAAGATTGAAGGGGTTTCCTGTCTTGTTGATAATGCAATCGACTCGGTGCAAAAAATTTCCTCACAGTTAAGAACCACTGTTCTCGATGATTTGGGGCTTATATCCGCCGTTGAATGGCTTGTTCAAAGCTTTGAAGAAAGGTCGGAAATCAAATATAATGTTATACTTGAGCCAAAAGAGATTGATCTTTGTGATAAACTCTCTCTTGCTCTCTTTCGTATTGTACAGGAAGCGATGACCAATATTGTTCGACATGCAGAGGCTTCACAGGTGGATCTTAATTTGTCCGTTGGTGATGACAAGATAGAACTGATTGTCAGAGATGACGGGACAGGGATTGAAAAAAGGCATATTCATGATCCTATGTCCATTGGTCTCATAGGCATGAGGGAGAGAATTTCGCCATGGAAGGGGGAGTTGATTATTTCAGGAGAAAAAGGCAAAGGAACTGAGGTTTTTGTTTCTATTCCATATAAAGGCAGGGTGAACTAA
- a CDS encoding HD domain-containing protein, whose amino-acid sequence MKPSVKTITVKMLLTVILLAALSMTIIIGFSFRTLSHKIVKNQAIAISELVKAGITSHMKAGIMDKRDYFLSEIRSLKKIEGMKVVRSQYVINQFGPGFKGESDRDELINLALTSKEAQFVVEEFVFYPSIRSVIPFIASKEGALSCLDCHKVKEGTVLGAVDISLDLSEYRNDAMWIIGAILGLSVMFVVMIIINTFKTVQQHVKDPLEHLIEKAREAYNRHKPVEEELFESLEFENVAKEINLFNDDIVKSHILLEEKNKELSQLNDEIEETLKETIFTMGIIEEQKSKETKNHTRRVSEYCKLLAKKYGLSHEEVEIVGSAAPLHDIGKIGISDYILLKTGPLTLEEQEIMKSHTLMGYSMLIHSTRSILKAAAIISHQHHEKWDGSGYPQGLKGENIHIYGRIAALADVFDALSMKRPYKEPWTTEKILKHIEDSSGSHFDPVLVAILFNNLDEFKEIGKKYNINFEEPRHLLHKLNKKTGELIYEI is encoded by the coding sequence ATGAAACCAAGCGTCAAAACAATTACCGTGAAAATGCTTCTTACCGTTATACTCCTTGCAGCTCTTAGTATGACGATTATTATCGGATTTAGTTTCAGAACGCTTTCTCACAAGATTGTTAAGAACCAGGCAATAGCCATATCTGAACTGGTGAAAGCCGGCATTACGTCGCATATGAAAGCCGGTATTATGGATAAAAGGGATTACTTTCTCAGTGAAATAAGATCTTTAAAAAAGATTGAAGGTATGAAGGTTGTCCGTTCGCAATACGTCATTAACCAGTTTGGGCCCGGTTTTAAAGGTGAAAGCGACAGGGATGAACTGATCAATCTCGCCTTAACATCAAAAGAGGCTCAGTTCGTCGTCGAAGAATTTGTATTCTACCCATCAATTCGATCTGTCATCCCTTTCATAGCCTCAAAAGAAGGGGCATTAAGCTGCCTTGATTGTCATAAAGTGAAAGAAGGTACCGTTCTTGGCGCCGTGGATATCAGTCTCGATCTTTCTGAATATAGAAACGATGCCATGTGGATTATAGGAGCTATTTTAGGCCTTTCTGTCATGTTTGTTGTCATGATCATCATCAATACCTTCAAAACGGTTCAGCAACACGTCAAGGATCCTCTGGAACATTTAATAGAAAAGGCAAGAGAAGCCTATAACAGGCATAAGCCCGTTGAAGAAGAGCTTTTTGAAAGCCTTGAATTTGAAAATGTCGCCAAAGAAATTAATCTCTTTAACGATGACATTGTAAAAAGTCACATTCTTCTGGAAGAGAAAAATAAAGAGCTGTCTCAACTTAACGATGAAATAGAGGAAACACTAAAAGAAACAATTTTCACAATGGGTATCATTGAAGAACAGAAATCAAAGGAAACAAAAAACCACACGAGAAGAGTCAGTGAATATTGCAAACTTCTTGCTAAGAAATATGGTTTATCTCATGAAGAAGTTGAGATTGTGGGTTCTGCTGCGCCACTTCATGATATCGGTAAAATCGGCATATCCGACTATATCTTGTTGAAAACAGGCCCTCTCACTCTGGAAGAACAGGAAATCATGAAGAGCCATACTCTAATGGGCTATTCTATGCTTATCCATTCAACAAGAAGTATTCTTAAGGCAGCGGCAATCATCTCTCACCAGCATCATGAAAAATGGGATGGTTCAGGCTATCCCCAGGGACTTAAGGGGGAAAATATCCATATTTATGGTAGAATTGCAGCCCTTGCCGATGTTTTTGATGCACTTTCCATGAAGCGTCCCTATAAGGAACCCTGGACAACAGAAAAGATTTTAAAACATATAGAGGATTCCAGTGGAAGTCATTTTGACCCTGTCCTGGTGGCAATTCTCTTTAATAATCTTGATGAATTCAAGGAGATAGGTAAAAAATACAACATAAATTTCGAGGAGCCCAGACACTTGCTCCACAAATTGAATAAGAAGACAGGTGAACTGATTTATGAAATTTAA
- a CDS encoding response regulator: protein MDYHILVVDDDETTRSLYLHLFNADGYRVSSASGGKGALSVISEADDIDLIISDIEMPHFSGIDFVRSLKEKKSNIPVLLISGNRDEETLFELDNLGYKDYLHKPVRVAMLRESVKSLLEKDAKKNIT from the coding sequence ATGGATTACCATATTCTGGTTGTTGATGACGATGAAACAACCCGTTCTTTATATCTTCATTTATTCAATGCTGATGGATACAGGGTAAGTAGCGCTTCAGGCGGGAAAGGTGCCCTGTCTGTAATTAGTGAGGCCGATGATATTGATCTCATTATATCGGACATTGAAATGCCTCATTTTTCAGGAATAGATTTTGTCAGATCACTGAAAGAAAAAAAGAGCAATATTCCCGTACTGCTTATTTCCGGCAACAGGGATGAAGAAACCTTATTTGAACTTGATAACCTGGGCTATAAGGACTATTTACATAAACCTGTCAGGGTTGCAATGCTTAGAGAAAGTGTGAAAAGTTTACTTGAAAAAGACGCTAAAAAGAATATAACGTGA
- a CDS encoding ATP-binding cassette domain-containing protein encodes MISVQNLSKQYGEQVLFKDASFSIGDRERAGLVGRNGHGKSTLFKILTGQEPYDEGNIITPQNYRIGYLNQHINFTRDTVIEEACLGLREEQINDEWRVEKVLSGLGFSEDDFLRHPHEFSGGYQIRINLAKVLVSEPNLLLLDEPTNFLDILSIRWLTGFLKLWPNELLIICHDRGFMDAVTTHTMGIHRGGIRKLKGTTSAYYGKIAQEEELQEKQRLGEEKKRQEAEQFINRFRAKATKAKQVQSRIKALEKMGETEKLGNIANLAFSFSHAPFQAKRMMEVKGLTFNYGPGQPDLISNLDFSICPHDKICIIGKNGKGKTTLLKLLAGQLRPISGEIKVHEKVEKAYFEQSHTASLHDHMTVEEEIMSNHPDKDRGASRKICGAMMFSGDFALKKISVLSGGEKCRVLLGNLLVRPTNLLLLDEPSNHLDMESTDALMDASDAFKGAVVMITHNEAILHRIATKLIVFHNDEVFFFDGSYADFLSQVGWGDDEAPGVKAAGGKGEDDKAKVSKKELRKARAELTAKRSTILTPLRKEMDTLEMKIMELEERLEEENEALVKASQESDSDLIVELSKSTGELRDSLDMAYSDLDRVTYDYERFEEKFEEEAKNI; translated from the coding sequence ATGATTTCAGTTCAGAATTTAAGTAAACAATATGGAGAACAGGTTCTCTTTAAGGATGCCTCTTTCAGCATAGGAGACCGTGAAAGAGCAGGCCTTGTCGGTAGAAATGGCCACGGCAAATCGACACTCTTTAAAATCCTGACAGGGCAGGAGCCTTATGATGAAGGGAATATTATTACACCCCAGAACTACCGCATCGGTTACCTGAACCAGCATATTAACTTTACCAGAGACACGGTCATAGAAGAGGCTTGCCTTGGACTCCGGGAGGAACAGATAAATGATGAATGGCGTGTAGAGAAGGTCCTGTCAGGTCTCGGTTTTTCGGAAGATGATTTTTTACGCCATCCCCATGAGTTTTCAGGGGGCTACCAAATCAGGATTAATCTTGCCAAGGTGCTCGTTTCAGAGCCTAATCTCCTTCTCCTTGATGAACCGACGAACTTTCTGGACATTCTCTCTATTCGCTGGCTTACAGGCTTTTTAAAATTATGGCCCAATGAACTGCTTATTATCTGCCATGACAGGGGTTTTATGGATGCCGTAACGACGCATACCATGGGAATTCATCGTGGTGGAATAAGAAAATTGAAAGGAACCACTTCTGCCTATTACGGGAAAATTGCTCAGGAAGAGGAGCTTCAGGAAAAGCAACGTCTTGGTGAAGAAAAGAAGCGGCAAGAGGCTGAGCAGTTTATTAACCGTTTCAGGGCAAAGGCGACAAAAGCCAAACAGGTCCAGTCACGCATCAAGGCGCTCGAAAAGATGGGGGAGACGGAGAAACTTGGTAATATAGCAAACCTGGCATTCTCCTTCAGCCATGCGCCTTTCCAGGCAAAAAGGATGATGGAAGTAAAGGGCCTGACATTTAACTACGGACCGGGACAGCCGGACCTTATCAGCAATCTGGATTTTTCTATCTGCCCCCATGACAAGATCTGTATCATCGGTAAAAACGGAAAGGGAAAGACAACGCTGCTAAAACTCCTTGCCGGCCAGTTAAGGCCAATTTCCGGCGAAATAAAGGTGCATGAAAAGGTTGAAAAAGCTTATTTTGAACAAAGCCATACGGCATCGCTTCATGATCATATGACAGTTGAAGAAGAGATCATGTCTAATCACCCTGATAAGGACAGGGGGGCTTCCAGGAAAATATGCGGCGCTATGATGTTCTCAGGTGATTTTGCACTTAAGAAGATCAGCGTTCTTTCAGGAGGAGAAAAGTGCCGTGTTCTTCTGGGAAATCTTCTTGTGAGACCGACAAATCTTTTGCTCCTCGATGAACCGAGCAACCACCTCGATATGGAATCTACCGATGCACTCATGGATGCAAGCGATGCTTTCAAAGGGGCCGTTGTTATGATTACCCATAATGAGGCCATTCTTCACAGGATTGCCACAAAGCTTATCGTATTTCATAATGATGAAGTCTTTTTTTTCGACGGCAGCTATGCCGACTTCCTCAGCCAGGTCGGGTGGGGCGATGATGAAGCGCCCGGTGTTAAGGCCGCCGGAGGGAAAGGCGAAGATGATAAGGCCAAAGTAAGTAAAAAGGAGCTTAGAAAGGCAAGGGCGGAACTTACGGCAAAACGTTCCACCATTTTAACCCCCCTCAGGAAAGAGATGGATACCCTTGAAATGAAGATCATGGAGCTGGAAGAAAGGCTTGAAGAGGAAAATGAAGCACTTGTCAAGGCATCCCAGGAATCTGATAGTGATCTTATTGTCGAGTTATCAAAGTCAACGGGAGAGCTGAGAGATAGTCTTGATATGGCCTATTCAGATCTTGACAGAGTGACCTATGATTATGAGCGATTTGAAGAGAAGTTTGAAGAGGAGGCTAAGAATATCTGA